ACGCGGGTTGAGGTAGCGCGCCGCAGCCACGTTCCACGTGACTTCATTGTTCTTCTGCGTGTTCTCGCCGGAACGGAAACGCATGTAACCACCGCCGCCGAAGACTTCCCAGCGATGCGAGTACGTCGCGGTGATGGTGCGCTGAATGCGTGCCTCGCGGCTAGCATTGGTTTCACGACGAGCGCGCTTGACGGGCTTGTGCGTGGGCTGCTCGCCGTCCTTTGCCTTCTGCGCTGCCAGCGTGCCAGCTCCGGCCAGCACCAATGCTCCTGCTACAAACACACGCAATCCCTGTTTCGACAACACCGACTTCACTCGACGGACTCCTTGCAGGCGATTACACCTGCGTACTCTCCATTAGAACATTTTGCGGGCCCGGAATGTCTCCATTCCTGCGGCCCGCAAAGTGCTTTGCCTCGTAAATTGTGCTTCCAGCGGCCTACTTGACCGTATATGTCACGCCGAAGGTCACCGTATAGGTGTTCGGCTTGTAGTACTGCGCCGGATTGCTGATGTAGCTGTCCGTGCCCGAAACCGACGCGGCAAGCTGCTTCCACACAGGCAATGTCAGCATCGCCGTCGCGTTCGCCGAGTACACGCTGTTTTCGGTCCAGCCTGGAATATAGTTCCCCGACTCCGTGAAAACCATCTTCTTCGGCAGGTTGTAGGTCCAGGCTTCCGAGAAGGTCGAGCCGAAGAGATGCACGTCGGGCTCGCCCGAGTTCGCGATGAACTGCTGCATCTCGAAGTGCACATCGCCCTTCAGGTCCAGCGTCTGCTTGGCTGTCTTGATCGGCGTCCAGCCGATACCGCCGCCGTAGATCTGCTGCAGGTTCAGGCCGGAGGAGTAGTTGTGGTCGTACGACAGCGTGCCCAGCATGTACAGGTTGCGCTCCGGCAAATACTGGTCGCGCTCCGCGTCGGCGTGGAAGAGGTTCGTCTTCACGATCGTGTCAGGCGTCGCAGGAGTTGTCGGCGGAATCGTCGGCGTCGTCTGCTTGCCGTAGGTCTCGCTCACGTTCACCAGCGTGCGGTTGCGCGTGGCGATGTACGGCAGCGAAGGCATGGTGCGCACCAGTGCAGCTGCACCGGTGAAGGTAATCGAGGTCTGCGTGGACTGCACCGAACTGAAGCCGGCGGTCAGCGGGCCGGTCCAGCCCTTCCACAGCGGCGTCTTCTGGTGCACCTGCTTCTCAAACGTGGGCTGGTCGATGATGAAGGCGATATCGCCTGCGGCCACCGTCTCGGGAGCGCCCTGGTCCGGCGTGATCGTCAGCTTGCCGTCGGTGATCTTGATCTTGCCGGTCACCGTCTCCAGGTCGCGCACGCGCGCCACCGTCTTCTTCACCTTGCGAATGAGCACGAAGTTCGTCGTCGAGCTCGCGGATTTGATCTTGGCGAGATCGACCGCCTGGTCGCCCGCCATGTCGGTGTGGAAGGTTACTGAGCCGCCTGTGCCCTTGGTGATCTTGCCGGTCAGCTTGTCACCGTTGGTGAAGGTGAGGACGTCGGGCGCGCTCTGCGCGACCAGCGGCATAGCAGCCGAGACGAGAGCGATTGCAGCAGTCAGGAGGGCTGTTTTTCTCTTCATGCCCCTAAGAATATCGTCATACCCCGGCTTCTGAGCATTACCGTGCTTGATTCGCGGGTGTTCCCGGGGCTAACCTGTAGCCATGTACGAAGATTTCGTCGCCACTGATCGTTGGACCGGAGAACCTCAGCATTGCGTGTGGAAGGGCACGGTCGTGGCCATTGCCACGCGTCATGCCGACGCCACCGACATTCGTTTTTCCGTCAACGGACGCGGCGTGTGGGTCGCCATGCCGAACAACGCGTGGCTGGCGCAGAAGGCGAAGAACGGGAAGGTCATCACCGACTATCTCGCCGCGCAGATCGCGGGCCGCTATCTCAAGCTCGCCATCGAAACCGGCTATGACAACGGCCGCGAGCTCTACACCATGACCGTGGACGAAGTGCTCGAAGGCGCTGACGCCGTGGTGAACGAAGCCGGTCGCACCGACAAGCTGCCGCAGCTTCCGGTCGTAAACAGCGACGCGCATCCGCAGGAGCTCGACTTCAAGCTGCCGGGCGAGCCGCACACCGTCGCCGCAGAAATCTAAGCCATCACCCCAGTTTGAAAACGCCACGGCCTCGGTCGTGGCGTTATTGCATCGGAGCCATCTATGCGCACGCCCTTGTCCCGTCGCCATTTCCTTGCTGCAAGTGCTACGCTTCCCTTCGCGATGCGTGCGCTGGCCATAAACCGTGAGACTCATTGGGTGCTGCTCGGCACCGATAAGGGCGATGGCCTCTATCGCGCGCCGTGGGATGCGAAGACCGGCAAGATCGGCAAGCTCTCGCTCGCCATCGAAGGCTCCCGCCCGACGTACATCGCGCGCCACCCGCATCTGCCCGTGGTCTACACCGCCAACGAGCAGGACAACGGCTCGCTCTCCGCATATCTCGTCGACAACACCAACGCCCGCCTGACGCAGATGAACAAGCTGCCGTCGGAAGGCAGCAGCCCCTGCTACGTGAGCGTGCATCCGTCGGGCAAGGCGATCTATGCGGCGAACTACTCGAGTGGTTCCTTCGTAGCGTACGCGCTGAATGCCGAAGGCAGCCTCGACGCCAGCGGCAAGGTAGCCTTCGACTGCCGCACGAACGGAGAATGCGGCGTCCCCGGCCCGCAGAAGGACCGTCAGGAAGCCTCGCACCTGCACTGCGCCACCCTCTCGCCCAGCGGACATCATCTCGTCGTCTGCGACCTCGGCACGGACTCGCTGCTCGTCTTCACCCTTGATGCGAAGACGGCGCTTCCGCATCCGAAGCCGCATCGCGTGAGCAATGCTCCTGGCAGCGGCCCGCGCCACGTGGCGTTTCATCCGAACGGCCGCTGGCTCTACGTGATCCACGAGCTCGACCTCACGATCTCCTGCTACGACTGGAACCACGGCAAGCCGACGATGCGCGAAGACTCGGTGATCTCCACCGTCGCACCGGGCGTCGACCGCAAAGGCATGACCGCGTGCGAGCTATGGATCTCTCCCGACGGCAAGTTCGCCTATGCGAACAATCGCGGTGTGGACGAGATCATCGTCTACGCAATCGACACGACGACAGCGAAGCTCGCGGAACAACAGCGTTTCGGCTCCGGTGGCAAAATTCCGCGCATCTTCCGCTTCGACCCGACGCACCGTTGGCTTGTCGCCTGCAACCAGAGCGCCCCCGGCACGATCGCGGTCTTCGCGCACGACCCTGCAACGGGCAAGGTCGATCCCACGCCGCGCATCCTCGCGGCCAATACGCCGATGGACATCTGCTGGATCTAAGCCATGTTTGCGCGTCGCGTCCTCATCGAAGCCGTGGATGGAACAGGCCAGCGCCGTCGTGCGCCGCTGTCGAACATCGACAACTTCGCCATGCGCAACTTCACCAACGACGCAGTCTTCGACGACACACTGCCTGTAGCCGATGGCCTGCTGGAGATCGGCGCACGCGTGCCCGTTGAGCTACTGCGCGACCGCATGGAAGACTGGTTTCGCCGCAAACGCTACCTCAGCGAGCAGGAGCGGCTCGAGATAAGCGAAATCGTCTAGCCGAAACAGACGACGGCCCCCGATGCATCATCGAGGGCCGTCGTCCTGCTTATAGCTACTTCTTCAGTTCCTTGCAGTCGAGCACGAAGCGGTACTTCACATCGGCCTTTACAACGCGCGTCCAAGCCTCTTCCAGCTTTTCGAAGCTCGTCATCTCGATGTCCGAAACGATGCCCTTCTCTGCGCAGAAGTTCAGCATCTCCTGCGTCTCGGCGATGCCGCCGATCATCGAGCCCGTCATGTAGCGACGGCCGATGATCGAGAAGCCCGCCACCTGGAACGGGTCTTCCGGCAAGCCGACCGTGCAGTACACCGCGTCGCGCTTCAGCAGGTTGAGATAGGGGTTGATGTCATGCTCGGCCGAAACGCAGTCAAGGATGAAGTCGAACGTACCGGCGTGCGGTGCATGCCAGTTCTCTTCCTTCGTCAGCACGACAGCATCCGCGCCGAGCTTCTTGCCATCTTCAATCTTGTTGGCCGACGTGGTGAAGAGCACCGTCTCTGCACCGAATGCGTGCGAGAACTTGAGGCCCATGTGGCCAAGGCCACCGAGACCGACGATGCCGATCTTCTTGCCCGGGCCAGCCTTCCAGTGCTTCAGCGGCGAGTACGTGGTGATGCCCGCGCAGAGCAGCGGAGCCGCACCTGCCAGGTCGAGACCTTCCGGCACGCTCAGCACATAGTTTTCATCGACGACGATGTCGGTCGCATAGCCGCCGAAGGTCGGCGCGCCGTCGCGGCCCTTGCCGTTATAGGTCGGCGTCATGCCGCCGTTGGTGCAGTACTGCTCGTCGCCATCCTTACAGCTTGCGCACTCACGACAGGAGTCCACCATGCAGCCGACCGCGGCCTTGTCGCCCACCTTGTACTTCGTGACGCTGGCGCCTACGGCCTTCACCGTGCCGACGATCTCGTGGCCCGGAACCATCGGATAGATCGAACCACCCCACTCATCGCGGGCCTGGTGAATGTCCGAGTGGCAGATGCCACAGAACTCGATCTCGATGTGTACATCGTTCGGACGCAGGTCACGATGCTCAAAATCGAAGGGCTGAGGATTGGTCGTCGGATTGGGCGCAGCGTAACCGTGTGTCTGAATCATGTCTCTCTTCTCCTGTAACGGAATACTTTTTAGATGCACCCGTATGGCATTTGGAAGCGGATTCGCTTGCGATTGTTCGATGAACTTCGCACAATGGAAGAGACTCCTGAGGGCCCGATGTCTATTGATGTACTCCTGTTTATTCAGGATGTTCAACTCGTCTGCTTCTGCGTGCTGTTCGGCTTCATCGCGGCCCAGCATGACTTCGAGCCGGTGAGGCTTTGGCTGTGGTGCGCGTTCATTGCCACCGCGATCGGCGCTATGCTCGCATTCCTCGAATCCAGCCTACCGTTCTGGCTCAGCCATACCGTGCACTTCGAGATGCTTCCACTCTCCATTGCACTCATCAACGTTTCGCTGGTGTACTTTGTGCGCCGCTGGCGCTGGACCATCTACACAAGCTTCGCGCTGCTGCTGGCCTCGCTGCCCGTGCAAATTCTGTGGCGGACACGCCCCGGACATATGGCGGGCTTCTCGGTGGAAGACCTCGTGCTCGGCCTG
Above is a genomic segment from Granulicella cerasi containing:
- a CDS encoding DUF481 domain-containing protein gives rise to the protein MKRKTALLTAAIALVSAAMPLVAQSAPDVLTFTNGDKLTGKITKGTGGSVTFHTDMAGDQAVDLAKIKSASSTTNFVLIRKVKKTVARVRDLETVTGKIKITDGKLTITPDQGAPETVAAGDIAFIIDQPTFEKQVHQKTPLWKGWTGPLTAGFSSVQSTQTSITFTGAAALVRTMPSLPYIATRNRTLVNVSETYGKQTTPTIPPTTPATPDTIVKTNLFHADAERDQYLPERNLYMLGTLSYDHNYSSGLNLQQIYGGGIGWTPIKTAKQTLDLKGDVHFEMQQFIANSGEPDVHLFGSTFSEAWTYNLPKKMVFTESGNYIPGWTENSVYSANATAMLTLPVWKQLAASVSGTDSYISNPAQYYKPNTYTVTFGVTYTVK
- a CDS encoding lactonase family protein translates to MRTPLSRRHFLAASATLPFAMRALAINRETHWVLLGTDKGDGLYRAPWDAKTGKIGKLSLAIEGSRPTYIARHPHLPVVYTANEQDNGSLSAYLVDNTNARLTQMNKLPSEGSSPCYVSVHPSGKAIYAANYSSGSFVAYALNAEGSLDASGKVAFDCRTNGECGVPGPQKDRQEASHLHCATLSPSGHHLVVCDLGTDSLLVFTLDAKTALPHPKPHRVSNAPGSGPRHVAFHPNGRWLYVIHELDLTISCYDWNHGKPTMREDSVISTVAPGVDRKGMTACELWISPDGKFAYANNRGVDEIIVYAIDTTTAKLAEQQRFGSGGKIPRIFRFDPTHRWLVACNQSAPGTIAVFAHDPATGKVDPTPRILAANTPMDICWI
- a CDS encoding NAD(P)-dependent alcohol dehydrogenase; translated protein: MIQTHGYAAPNPTTNPQPFDFEHRDLRPNDVHIEIEFCGICHSDIHQARDEWGGSIYPMVPGHEIVGTVKAVGASVTKYKVGDKAAVGCMVDSCRECASCKDGDEQYCTNGGMTPTYNGKGRDGAPTFGGYATDIVVDENYVLSVPEGLDLAGAAPLLCAGITTYSPLKHWKAGPGKKIGIVGLGGLGHMGLKFSHAFGAETVLFTTSANKIEDGKKLGADAVVLTKEENWHAPHAGTFDFILDCVSAEHDINPYLNLLKRDAVYCTVGLPEDPFQVAGFSIIGRRYMTGSMIGGIAETQEMLNFCAEKGIVSDIEMTSFEKLEEAWTRVVKADVKYRFVLDCKELKK